The Athene noctua chromosome 25, bAthNoc1.hap1.1, whole genome shotgun sequence region ttcATGGTGATCCCCTCCCCCCCCGCTCAATTTGCAGcccctttttcccctccccagcttGCAATggcaccctccctccctccgcagCGATGtgggggggtgcagccccccctcGCTTTGCCATCACTCTGTTGCCTTGCCAACGCGGTGGCCCTGTCCCTCCCTCAGACACTGTCACCGCTGGGCCTGGCGCAGGCGGCACCACCCGGCATCTGCAGGtagggctgggggggctcgggggggctgtGTGGGTGTCTGCCTCCAACCCCTCCCAAAACATCACTTAGAACccccccagctctgagctggAGCGAGCCCCTTCCCCTGCATGAGATTATAGACCCATCGAGAGCGGAGACGCCCCCCCAAGGCCTCCCCCAGGGGTTTTGGGGAGTCCCAGCCAGAGGCCATGgtgaggggctgctggggggctcacaccatccccctccccaggccacGTGGGGGGGGTTAACCGCAGAACCCCCCCTTTTCCTCCAAAATTGGGGAGCACTGGCTTTGCCCTGGGAGGGGGGACTGGGGCTGTGCTTGGGGGCTGCTAGGAGTGCAGGGGGGCAGACAcgcggctgggggggggcaacAGACAGATCCCCCCCATGGGACAGTTTTGCGAAGGGGCCCGGCTGCCTGTGGAAGCAGCGGATGGGCCAGTTTTAGGGCAAATGGGCAACTCCAGACCCCATTACCAGCTGGCACCTCCTGGTGTCCCGCTGCCCGCGCCCAGGGGCGGGGGGGTCCGTCCCTGCCCCGCCGTCCCCAGCGCGGTTGGGGACCAGGTTGGCCCCCGTGCGAGGGGCAGGTGTTTGCATCTGGTGGGAGGACGCGGGGCTGGGGCCGCAGGGGCACCCATTTGGGACCCCCATTGGAGCCCCACGGCAGTGGTGAGGGTTTGGGGGAGGCTGCTGTGGTGCAGGAAGGAGCTGGTGCCtctcacagccccccccagcctggtCCCCGTGTCCGTCCCGCAGAGCCCCCCATGGCCCCGGGCGGTGCGGGCAGGCGGCCTTCGCAGTGCAACCTAATGGGATAAACCAATTCCCTTAACCCACTTATCCGGCTGATCCAATAAAGGTGGCTGGGAATAAAGTGTGTGCGTGGTCTTAATGcatttctcccccctccccgccgtgctcccccagccctggcagcaccgtGGGTCTGCCTGCGCAGCCGGCCGGGCGCTCCTCCCCAGAGGCAGCCGcggtggggctggggcagaggtggGACGTTggcccctggggctggggcttgCTGGCCCTTCCTGGTGGAGAAGCAGGAGAAGTGCCTGTGCCGGTGGAGGTGGCCCTGATCCCCGGGCCAGCGGGGAGCACCGGCGGAAAACCCAGCACGAAGCGCGACGCGGGTGCAGGTGGGtggcgggggccgcggggcggctGCAGCGTGTCCGTCCCTCCTCAGCACGGGGGTGCGCACagccccctgtccccaggggccATTGTTTTTGTCACGGGGGGTCCCAAGCAGTTTGATTTGTCTCTGCGCTGCCTTCCTCTAGCAGGACTGGGGGGGGTGTtgtggggctctgggggggggtgagctggggagggggtgagggtGGGACACGGCCTGGGGATGGAGGGGCAGCGGtggagggagggctggggcaggcaggatgcgggcaggggcaggagggctggggcaggacGTGCAGGGACAGGGGCGCAGGGCCGGGCGTGCCGTGGCGGCTGGGAGCCACCTCCGGGTGCGGGTGACGCGGTGGCCCCGGCAGCACCAGGAAGCGTCCGGCTCCGCGGCAGGTGAGGGCGGAGCAGCGGCACCGACACTGGTGGCAGTGGGACCCCGCACCGGGGCTGGCCGCGACCCCGCTGCCACGCGGGGACACCTGTGGCTTCGctgcacccccccccctccccatctctgTCCCCACAGGCCGGCATGGACGAGGCtcccgcaccccccagccccgccgggctCTCGGCCTACGTGGTCGTGTCACAGCTGCTGGGCCTGACGGTGCTGGCCACCACGGGCGCCTGGCTGGGCCGCTACCGGGGCGGCGTGGCCTGGCACAGCCCCCTCCAGTTCAACGTCCACCCCCTCTGCATGGTGCTGGGCATGGTTTTCCTCCAAGGTGACGGTGAGCAGGACTGCAGGACAAGCTGCAGCCACCAAAACCCCCCCGACCTGCAGCGGGGCGGGGAGTGAAGGGGACAAAACGGGGACAAATGAGACCGGGATGATACTCCAGGATCTCCCCCCCCGACCTGCATGCAGCACCCCTGGGTGACGCGGGGTgctggggagggcgggggggtcccccacGGATGCTCAGGTGCCCTCTCTCCGGCAGCTCTCCTGGTCTACCGGGTCTTCAGGCACGAAGCCAAGCGCTCCACCAAGGCGCTACACGCGCTGCTCCACGGCCTGGCGCTGCTCATCGCCCTGGTCGGTCAGTGCCGGGGCCGGGACGGGCGGGGGGGCCGGGTCCTGCCCCGGCGGTAACGGGCTCCTCTCCGCAGGCATCGTCGCCGTTTTTGAGTTCCACCAGACCAAGGGCATCCCTGACATGTACAGCCTGCACAGCTGGTGCGGGATGGCCGCCTTCGTGCTCTACCTCCTGCAGGTGAGGGCTGGGGAGCCCCTGGGcccccggggaggggaagggaccCTGTAacatccccgtgtccccgcagTGGCTCCTGGGCTGCGGTTTCTTCTTGCTCCCCGGCGCCTCTTTCTCACTGCGTGGCCGGTACAAACCCCAGCATGTGTTCTTCGGCCTAGCCCTCTTCGCCCTCTCCATCGCTGTCTGCTTGCTGGGCATCACCGAGATGCTTCTCTTCAACATCAGGTGCGTAACTGAGCTGGGGACACGGTAGCCCCCAGACCCCCAGCAAAGGGGCAGAGTCTGGCTCCTGCTCAGGCCATGGCTCCGTGGCTATTAAATCTCCCCCCGAGGCAGTCAGTTCTGCAGCTGCTGAGTCACTTCCCAGATGATGTTTAACGAGGCCCGGATCCTGCAACAGCTTTCTTTGGGGATGGGGATGTAATACCCAGGTGGTTTCAGAAACCCCCAGGATGTTCATGTCCATGAGGCCTCTGCCCTCGTGGCTGGAGGACACGGTGATGGCCCCAAGTGCACATcagggtcccccccagccccagcactgtgGGGACATGTCTATGGGGCACCCCAGGAGCCACctccctctgcctgggggagcccACCTGCCagaggaggtgctgggctgcCTATAGCCCCGCTATAGGACTGTGCCCCCAGTTTGCTGTCACCAAGTGTCCCTCTCCAGAGCAACCAGCACCCAGGTGCTCCCCTCTTGCTCTGGTTCAGGGGAAAGGGACCTTTCCCAGGGTGCGTTCCCAGAGGATGAGGGTAAGGAGGGGGTCCCAACCAGGGTAGGGACAGGCCACTCACACCCTGAGGCTTGAGCATCCTCTTCTGCCCTCTCAGGGACTCCTACAGCCACTTTGTGTCTGAGGGTGTCCTGGCCAACaccctgggggtgctgctggtggcctTTGGGCTGGTGGTGGGCTACGTGTTGACGCGGGATGATTGGAAGCGCCCGCCACTGGCCGAGGAGCTGGCCCTCTCCATGGACTTCAAGACCCTGACGGAGGGTGAGAGCCCCGGTGGCGGCAGCCAGTGACTTCCCCAGCTCCCTGGTCCCCAGCACGGGCTCCTCGTGGTGTCTGGGATGTTCCTGTGTACCCTGTCCCCAGTGTCTTGGGGCTCTGCCCAGCTCAGGGTGACGAGGACAGCTGGGGAAGGACATGCTTATTGGTGTAACGCTGCCCGTTGGGTTCAGCCTTGCTTGGCCTTAATCTTCCTCAGCTCTGCCTGCGCAGCCCCCGGTGACCCCCCCTGAGCCCACCCCAGTCCTGTGGGGATGGTGGTGCCGCAGGCAGTGGCAGGGGCTGGCAGTGGCAGTGGGACACAAAGGATGGGGGTCCCTTGGCTCTGCCCTGCGCTGGGGACCGGGGGGCAGGAGCCCAGATTTCCCCGCTGCGAGCGGCCGGAGCCTGAAGCCTGTTCTCAATGCCAATGGGCAGAGGGGACGCTTTGCCGTCACTGAGATCCCCCACTCGCTGGCAGCCCATCGCCCTCCAGTGTGGTCACATgtgggggctgctccccccaAAGGGCTTCCTGGGGGCTCGGAGCAACCTGGGGTCTGTGCAGGTTCAGTGTTTTCACATCCAAAATGTTTTCCCCTCTCACGTGATGTTGTCTGCTCAGTGGATGCTCCTGACCTAATAAATGTCTGCAGCTAACCCTGTCCTCCTCCCATCTCTGCTC contains the following coding sequences:
- the CYB561 gene encoding transmembrane ascorbate-dependent reductase CYB561 codes for the protein MDEAPAPPSPAGLSAYVVVSQLLGLTVLATTGAWLGRYRGGVAWHSPLQFNVHPLCMVLGMVFLQGDALLVYRVFRHEAKRSTKALHALLHGLALLIALVGIVAVFEFHQTKGIPDMYSLHSWCGMAAFVLYLLQWLLGCGFFLLPGASFSLRGRYKPQHVFFGLALFALSIAVCLLGITEMLLFNIRDSYSHFVSEGVLANTLGVLLVAFGLVVGYVLTRDDWKRPPLAEELALSMDFKTLTEGESPGGGSQ